From the genome of Segatella hominis, one region includes:
- a CDS encoding thiol protease/hemagglutinin PrtT, protein MKCIRLHLLLSALLLISVSAFAGPRSFRQAKQIAERQAALLGIVMDESAQSQAKSFGFGDKSLKSQASDQETASYYVFPHGEGKGFTIVSGDDCLPEIVGYTDQGTYDEASLPESYKNFMKAYQEMVEALTKGDQATLRNLAEVKAYRSSVNSTHSKAVSPLLGNIAWNQSKPFNNMCPIYDGKNRAVTGCVATAMAQVMAYYKHPKQLLQDIPEYTRKWYGRDVAVPGISKSDGVYDWDNMLPFYSSAEGSYTEAQANAVAKLMFHCGAAVKMGYGEMSGANLTPAPLAKYFGYDADMMLDLSRSLYSLAEWTQILDNELAAGRPVFYSGSSTDGGHQFICDGSDGQGLYHINWGWGGYQNGYFDVTILNPEKGGVGSGNAPDGYNRSCSMLVGVAPDNGKVDEPVAPFVPIVQSYWDKMSVFELTKDTRNQVSDKFALKIQNYFCNQGRQDMTGSLAYGILKSDGTYVPISGVKKFSFKGIQDNGGTYGNTFLFEFDYAFPIGQTTIYAIYSTDHVHWNKCANSEMRPYVVEATAQKLTRVRSQLKADITPTEELLGGFTNGFEITIQNQGDIEYLGAINIFSNTTATMPDQAATDVYVTVPAHSSITRKVELSPSEGDLYLWLTDAGAENVFVNGKKFTVEATPAAPVFTVVKAWTNAAPNEYETEKATYGSNKVKAPKTNDAFAQFNFAIKNDGGTALLKYALVAYSTNERSFVPRFETVRIPGNGATTTISKSFDPNELGGNTIISDLWFVSLTDGSYYNIPNTLSENKLYIVNSGSYYPLKPFNLVVYVAGQPSGISTISLNKGIYGGNGEIIISSDRSQTVKIFNLSGQKVTSVAVQAGERQVIPVPSGIYIVNGIKVIVK, encoded by the coding sequence ATGAAATGTATTCGTTTACACCTATTGTTGTCAGCCCTGTTGCTGATCTCTGTATCAGCATTTGCAGGACCACGTAGTTTCCGACAAGCCAAGCAGATAGCTGAGCGCCAGGCTGCTTTGTTGGGTATTGTCATGGATGAGTCTGCTCAATCACAGGCGAAGTCTTTCGGTTTTGGTGACAAATCTCTGAAATCTCAGGCTTCTGATCAGGAAACTGCCAGTTATTATGTTTTTCCTCATGGTGAGGGAAAGGGTTTCACGATTGTGTCGGGCGATGATTGTCTGCCGGAAATCGTGGGTTATACCGATCAGGGAACTTATGATGAGGCATCTCTTCCAGAAAGTTATAAGAACTTCATGAAGGCTTATCAGGAGATGGTAGAGGCTTTGACCAAGGGCGATCAAGCTACTCTGCGCAATTTGGCAGAGGTAAAAGCTTACCGTTCTTCGGTAAATTCTACTCATTCCAAGGCAGTTTCTCCTTTATTGGGTAATATTGCATGGAATCAGAGTAAGCCTTTTAATAATATGTGTCCGATTTATGATGGTAAAAATCGGGCTGTTACTGGTTGTGTGGCTACGGCTATGGCACAGGTAATGGCTTATTATAAGCATCCTAAACAATTGTTGCAGGATATTCCTGAATATACCAGGAAATGGTATGGCAGAGATGTAGCTGTTCCTGGTATCAGCAAGAGCGATGGCGTATATGATTGGGACAACATGTTACCTTTCTATAGTAGTGCCGAGGGTAGTTATACCGAAGCACAGGCCAATGCTGTAGCCAAACTGATGTTTCATTGTGGAGCTGCCGTGAAGATGGGGTATGGTGAAATGTCGGGTGCAAATCTTACACCAGCGCCCTTGGCTAAGTATTTCGGATATGATGCCGATATGATGCTGGATTTATCCCGCTCTTTATATTCCCTGGCAGAATGGACTCAGATTCTTGATAATGAATTGGCTGCTGGGCGTCCTGTTTTCTATTCAGGTTCTTCTACTGATGGTGGTCATCAGTTTATCTGTGACGGTTCCGATGGACAGGGACTTTATCATATCAACTGGGGCTGGGGAGGCTATCAGAATGGTTATTTTGATGTTACAATCTTGAATCCTGAGAAGGGTGGTGTCGGCTCCGGTAATGCACCTGATGGTTACAACCGCAGCTGTAGTATGTTGGTTGGTGTGGCTCCTGATAATGGTAAGGTAGATGAGCCTGTAGCACCTTTTGTCCCTATTGTGCAGAGCTATTGGGATAAAATGTCTGTTTTTGAACTGACTAAGGATACAAGAAATCAGGTTTCAGATAAGTTTGCTCTGAAAATACAGAATTATTTCTGTAATCAGGGACGCCAGGATATGACAGGCTCTTTAGCTTATGGTATATTGAAGTCTGATGGTACTTATGTTCCAATCTCTGGGGTTAAGAAATTCTCTTTTAAGGGTATTCAAGATAATGGCGGAACTTATGGTAATACTTTCTTATTTGAATTTGATTATGCTTTCCCAATCGGACAGACCACGATCTATGCGATTTATAGTACCGATCATGTTCATTGGAACAAATGCGCTAATTCTGAAATGCGACCTTATGTCGTTGAGGCTACAGCTCAAAAACTTACTCGGGTTCGCTCGCAATTGAAAGCAGATATCACTCCAACCGAAGAACTATTGGGTGGATTTACCAATGGCTTTGAAATTACTATCCAGAATCAGGGTGATATCGAATATTTGGGAGCCATCAATATCTTCAGCAATACGACTGCTACTATGCCAGACCAAGCCGCGACGGATGTGTATGTCACGGTTCCTGCGCATAGTTCTATTACCAGAAAAGTAGAGTTGTCTCCTTCGGAAGGTGATTTATATCTTTGGTTGACTGATGCAGGAGCAGAAAATGTCTTTGTTAATGGCAAAAAGTTTACGGTGGAAGCAACACCTGCAGCCCCTGTATTCACAGTTGTAAAGGCATGGACCAATGCGGCTCCAAATGAATATGAGACCGAAAAGGCGACTTATGGTAGTAATAAAGTGAAAGCTCCAAAGACGAATGATGCTTTTGCCCAATTCAATTTTGCTATCAAGAACGATGGAGGTACAGCTTTGTTGAAATATGCCTTGGTAGCATATAGTACGAATGAAAGAAGCTTTGTTCCTCGTTTTGAGACGGTACGCATTCCTGGTAATGGAGCGACCACTACGATTTCTAAGTCTTTCGATCCTAATGAGTTGGGAGGCAATACTATCATCTCTGATTTGTGGTTCGTAAGTTTGACAGATGGTAGTTATTACAATATTCCAAATACATTGTCTGAAAACAAACTTTACATCGTGAATTCGGGTAGTTATTATCCGTTGAAACCTTTTAATTTGGTTGTCTATGTAGCTGGTCAGCCTTCTGGTATTTCAACCATTTCCTTGAACAAGGGTATCTATGGTGGCAATGGCGAGATTATCATATCATCTGACCGCTCTCAGACCGTAAAGATCTTTAATCTGAGTGGACAGAAAGTAACTTCAGTTGCAGTTCAGGCAGGTGAAAGACAAGTGATTCCTGTGCCTTCAGGCATTTATATTGTAAATGGAATCAAAGTGATTGTGAAGTAA